AAGTCGCATGCCCCTGTCATAAAGGCTCCCCAAACGGTCAAGGCCGGGGAACCGTTTACTGTTGAAGTCAGTGTCGGGGAAGTCATTCATCCTATGGCACCAGTTCACTGGATCGAGTTTATAGAACTGAACATAGGCAATGAGCCTGCCGGCAGGATGGATTTTCAGCCCAGGGGATACCTGAGTCCAAAGACGACATTCGTTGTAACTTTGACAAAAGAATCTGCGCCTTCAGGCAAGGTCACGCTCATCGCCCATCAACGATGTAATCTCCATGGCTACTGGGAAGGCAGCCTCGACCTGACCGTGACGTAACAGCCTCGGAGCATCTCAGACCAGTAAGGCCTGCGGTTCTCGGGATGCGTCTTCGTTTTTTTGCGGCGGAGCCGCTATTTTCCCATTTCTGCCACCCATGAAAGCCCACTATGCTCTGGTTGCAGACGTTATCGTTGTCACCCACCTTTTCTACGTCCTGTTTGCGGTCGGTGGCGAGATAGTCATTCTTGTGGGCGCCATTTTCGGATGGAAGGGAATAAGAAACCCTCTATTTCGC
This DNA window, taken from Syntrophorhabdaceae bacterium, encodes the following:
- a CDS encoding class II SORL domain-containing protein, with protein sequence MDRRTFFKSVAIGTMAAGVAGQIHAAERYFPTKVDQSLFEDINRVKNPSSKTPLEKSHAPVIKAPQTVKAGEPFTVEVSVGEVIHPMAPVHWIEFIELNIGNEPAGRMDFQPRGYLSPKTTFVVTLTKESAPSGKVTLIAHQRCNLHGYWEGSLDLTVT